Proteins from a genomic interval of Oncorhynchus nerka isolate Pitt River linkage group LG13, Oner_Uvic_2.0, whole genome shotgun sequence:
- the LOC115117955 gene encoding LOW QUALITY PROTEIN: endoplasmic reticulum aminopeptidase 2 (The sequence of the model RefSeq protein was modified relative to this genomic sequence to represent the inferred CDS: substituted 1 base at 1 genomic stop codon) — MFWVRFLVLALLSQAGVTQTSSSPTHASAPPNPTEEQPPLNTGSLSFPWSHLRLPEDIVPLHYHLLLHPNLTIISYIGTVRIELQVQNNTNWVVLHSKGLRITTANVLDQNLAHLSDQVLPVLHNPTHEQVAIFSPRVLTGGQKYFLLLEFGAELGEGFCGFYRSTYRTSTGETRYCLPPPPDLVAIPDFQSGAMENWGLITFRETSLLYDPTTSSASDRLWVTKVIAHELAHQWFGNLVTMKWWNDIWLNEGFATYMEYISVDTTYPKLRVEDYFLDTCFVAIGRDSLNSSRPISSVAESPTQIKEMFDTVSYNKGACVLHMLRHYLTDQVFQIGIMRYLRRYSYSNARNQDLWDSLANTCSEEEFTSGGHCYSNSQAAKNSYLYAGEHLDLTTMMNTWTLQTGVPLVTVARQGSHLVLKQERFLRTTHPSDPAWPSLQQGYLWHIPLTYRTDTSTSIHRHLMTTLTDSVEVGEEVGWVKVNVDMAGYYVVHYDGPGWDDLIQLLKDNHTALSFMDRTHLIHNAFQLTTXETCVAGRLSLDKALDLIGYLRSESHTVPLLQGLAYLEAFYKMVERMDIPDVTQNLSTYILWYFRGVIDHQTWSDKGSVSERRLRSELLSLACHLGDLPCLEQAQRSFTHWLDSNSTLSLPADVTETVYSVGAQEDRGWASLLHIYTLSLSETHKHKILSALASSRDTNKLHRLLELGLEGEVIRTQDLDSLIVMVARNPRGHHLAWSYIQKYWSTLVDKFQLGSFSIRNIIIGTTGQFFSTEELTEVRVFFESIHEQASQLRVTQVAMDNIQKNILWLQRNLGTLRSWLDQQID; from the exons ATGTTCTGGGTCAGGTTCTTGGTTCTGGCCCTCCTGTCTCAGGCTGGTGTGACCCAGACCTCCTCTAGTCCAACCCATGCCTCTGCGCCCCCTAACCCCACTGAGGAGCAGCCTCCCTTGAATACGGGAAGCCTCTCATTCCCTTGGAGCCACCTCCGTCTTCCGGAGGACATTGTTCCGCTCCACTACCATCTCCTGCTCCACCCTAACCTCACCATAATCAGCTACATCGGTACCGTCAGGATAGAGCTCCAGGTTCAGAACAATACCAACTGGGTGGTGCTGCACAGCAAGGGGCTTCGTATCACTACGGCAAATGTGCTGGACCAGAACCTTGCTCACCTGTCAGACCAG GTTCTCCCTGTTCTCCACAACCCTACCCATGAGCAGGTTGCCATATTCTCTCCCAGAGTGCTCACTGGTGGGCAGAAGTACTTCCTGTTACTGGAGTTTGGGGCGGAGCTAGGAGAGGGCTTCTGTGGCTTCTACAGGAGCACCTACAGAACCAGCACCGGAGAGACGCG TTactgcctgcctccccctccagacctggtGGCTATCCCAGACTTTCAGTCCGGAGCAATGGAGAACTGGGGTCTGATCACCTTCAGAGAGACGAGCCTGCTCTACGACCCCACCACCTCCTCAGCCTCCGATAGGCTCTGGGTTACCAAGGTGATCGCCCATGAGCTCGCCCACCAG tggttTGGGAACCTGGTGACCATGAAGTGGTGGAATGACATCTGGCTGAACGAGGGCTTCGCCACGTACATGGAGTACATCTCAGTGGACACCACATACCCCAAACTCAGAGTG GAGGACTATTTTCTGGACACCTGCTTCGTTGCGATTGGTCGAGACTCTCTAAACTCCTCCCGCCCCATCTCCAGTGTAGCTGAAAGCCCCACACAGATTAAAGAGATGTTCGACACAGTATCCTACAATAAG GGGGCATGTGTCCTGCACATGCTAAGACACTACCTGACTGACCAAGTGTTCCAGATTGGAATAATGCGTTACCTTCGCAGGTACAGCTACAGCAACGCTCGCAACCAGGACCTGTGGGACAGCCTGGCCAAC ACATGTTCAGAAGAGGAGTTCACTTCTGGAGGACACTGCTACAGCAACAGCCAGGCAGCTAAGAACTCA TACCTGTACGCTGGGGAGCACCTGGACCTGACGACCATGATGAACACCTGGACGCTgcagacaggtgtgcctttggTAACGGTTGCTAGACAGGGGTCTCATCTGGTGCTGAAACAGGAGAGGTTCCTGAGGACCACACATCCGTCTGATCCAGCATGGCCCAGCCTGCAGcaggg GTACCTGTGGCACATCCCTCTGACATACAGGACTGACACCTCAACTAGCATTCACAGACACCTCATGACTACACTCACAG acagtgtggaggtgggggaggaggtgggATGGGTGAAGGTGAATGTGGACATGGCTGGTTATTACGTGGTCCACTATGATGGTCCAGGCTGGGACGACTTGATACAACTACTGAAGGACAACCACACAGCTCTCAGCTTCATGGACAGAACACACCTCATACACAACGCCTTCCAACTCACCACATaagagacctgtgt AGCAGGTCGGCTGTCACTCGATAAAGCCTTGGACCTCATTGGTTACCTGCGATCAGAGAGTCACACTGTGCCCCTCCTCCAAGGGTTGGCCTACCTGGAAGCCTTCTACAAGATGGTGGAGAGGATGGACATACCTGACGTCACACAAAACCTCAGT aCGTACATCCTGTGGTATTTCCGTGGTGTGATTGACCATCAGACGTGGAGCGACAAGGGCTCTGTGTCTGAGAGGCGGCTGAGGTCGGAGCTCCTGTCTCTGGCCTGCCATCTAGGAGACCTCCCCTGTCTGGAGCAGGCCCAGCGCAGCTTCACACACTGGCTGGACTCCAACAGCACACTCAG CCTGCCTGCAGATGtgacagagacagtgtattcaGTAGGGGCCCAggaggaca ggggctGGGCGTCTCTCCTCCACAtatacactctctccctctcagagacacacaaacacaagatCCTCTCTGCCCTGGCCAGCAGCAGAGACACAAACAAACTACACAG GTTGTTGGAGCTGGGTCTAGAGGGGGAGGTGATCCGTACCCAGGACCTGGACTCCCTCATCGTCATGGTAGCCAGGAACCCCAGGGGACATCATCTGGCCTGGAGCTACATCCAGAAATACTGGAGCACCCTGGTGGACAA GTTCCAGTTGGGATCGTTCTCTATTAGAAACATCATCATCGGCACCACAGGCCAGttcttctccacagaggaactcactGAG GTGCGTGTATTCTTTGAGTCGATCCATGAGCAGGCGTCTCAGCTGAGAGTCACTCAGGTTGCCATGGACAACATCCAGAAGAACATCCTCTGGTTGCAAAGAAACCTGGGAACTCTGAGGAGCTGGCTGGACCAACAGATAGActga